In Holophagales bacterium, one DNA window encodes the following:
- the queD gene encoding 6-carboxytetrahydropterin synthase QueD → MFTVFKDYNFSAAHAIRGHARGCQNLHGHNYRVRVHVGARELDELGMVIDFADLKAIIDDVVGRFDHAVINELPPFTERNTTAELLAQYVFDEVAARLPAGRLARRVEIWETPTSCAIYEP, encoded by the coding sequence ATGTTCACCGTTTTCAAGGACTACAACTTCTCGGCGGCGCACGCCATCCGCGGGCATGCGCGGGGCTGCCAGAACCTGCATGGGCACAACTACCGCGTGCGAGTGCACGTCGGCGCCCGCGAGCTCGACGAGCTCGGCATGGTGATCGACTTCGCCGACCTCAAGGCGATCATCGACGACGTGGTCGGGCGCTTCGACCATGCGGTGATCAACGAGCTGCCGCCCTTCACCGAGCGCAACACCACCGCCGAGCTGCTCGCCCAGTACGTCTTCGACGAGGTCGCGGCGCGCCTTCCCGCCGGCCGCCTGGCGCGCCGCGTCGAGATCTGGGAGACGCCGACCTCCTGCGCGATCTACGAGCCCTGA
- a CDS encoding right-handed parallel beta-helix repeat-containing protein produces MPPFVRSLRAGRAPALLVVLAVTLAARAAAQTAVSLSAVEGYGNLHAAGVVATVAGDAEGNAAAALEWRRSGEPTFRPGHPLLRTGATRFVGSLFFLEPATSYEVRVTLSDPNGVTGAPSLVASFATRSATLVEPSLRTLYVAPGGSNGNPGTDPLFPLATIQRAADLAQPGDLVMIAPGVYRESVTVPTSGTAAAPIVFRAEGPGAILDGADAAIAAGVSWTNDGGGVYSRVTGFATGHVVCELGRLFRYGSLAELATLGAGAPGGFYFDGSRLSVHFADGSAPAAHTLHVARLENGFYLDGRTQVRIEGLEIRHYGSGDYGKGVYLRYATDCAVLRCSIRDVEAAGIWVKGGERHRLEGNELADSSVFDWPWDWTKGSSAEATGIYFTDAVGRGHVVRGNRLRGLFNGIAPCGSALAAGVATLEVDVYGNDLAEQADDAFEPEGECPNVRFWDNRIRDVHMAFAVAPAGTGPLWIVGNVAHDFGNTRTSQLDGYTASWLKVNSGYSTPVGPLLVYQNTFFSEAPGTSATALLNPGNSTFVRSRNNVMAGTDYALYKVNPIALDWDRDDLVTTHASHFVWWLGTSYATLAALAAGTGQETHGISAPPRLVAPAAGVYRPQATSPLRDAGVAIAGINDGFEGAAPDLGAVEWRSAIFVDGFEVGSAGAWHRPEPVVDAPPAD; encoded by the coding sequence GTGCCTCCCTTCGTGCGGTCGCTGCGGGCCGGTCGGGCTCCGGCTCTCCTGGTCGTCCTGGCCGTGACGCTCGCGGCCCGCGCCGCCGCCCAGACGGCGGTTTCGCTCTCGGCCGTCGAGGGCTACGGCAACCTCCACGCGGCCGGCGTCGTCGCGACGGTCGCGGGCGACGCCGAAGGGAACGCCGCCGCGGCGCTCGAATGGCGGCGGAGCGGCGAGCCGACCTTCCGGCCCGGGCATCCGCTGCTGCGCACCGGCGCGACGCGCTTCGTCGGCAGCCTTTTCTTTCTCGAGCCGGCGACGAGCTACGAGGTGCGAGTCACCCTGAGCGACCCGAACGGGGTCACCGGTGCGCCGTCGCTCGTCGCCTCCTTCGCCACCCGCTCCGCAACGCTCGTCGAACCGTCGCTGCGCACGCTCTACGTCGCCCCGGGCGGGAGCAACGGCAACCCCGGCACCGATCCCCTCTTCCCCTTGGCGACCATCCAGCGCGCCGCCGACCTCGCGCAGCCGGGCGATCTCGTGATGATCGCGCCCGGGGTCTACCGCGAGAGCGTCACGGTGCCGACGTCGGGCACGGCCGCGGCGCCGATCGTCTTCCGGGCCGAGGGGCCGGGGGCGATTCTCGACGGCGCCGACGCGGCGATCGCCGCCGGGGTGAGCTGGACGAACGACGGCGGCGGTGTCTATTCGCGGGTGACCGGCTTCGCCACCGGCCACGTCGTCTGCGAGCTCGGTCGCCTCTTCCGCTACGGGTCGCTCGCCGAGCTCGCGACGCTCGGCGCCGGCGCGCCGGGAGGCTTCTATTTCGACGGCAGCCGTCTCTCGGTGCACTTTGCCGACGGTTCGGCGCCGGCGGCGCACACGCTGCACGTCGCGCGACTGGAGAACGGCTTCTACCTCGACGGACGGACGCAGGTGCGGATCGAAGGGCTGGAGATCCGCCACTACGGCTCGGGCGACTACGGCAAGGGCGTCTACCTGCGCTACGCGACCGACTGCGCCGTCCTGCGTTGCAGCATCCGCGACGTCGAGGCGGCGGGCATCTGGGTCAAGGGGGGAGAGCGGCATCGCCTCGAGGGCAACGAGCTCGCCGACAGCTCGGTCTTCGACTGGCCCTGGGACTGGACGAAGGGGTCGAGCGCCGAAGCCACCGGCATCTACTTCACCGACGCGGTCGGTCGCGGGCACGTGGTGCGAGGCAACCGGCTGCGCGGTCTCTTCAACGGCATCGCCCCCTGCGGCTCGGCGCTCGCCGCGGGTGTGGCGACGCTCGAGGTCGACGTCTACGGCAACGACCTCGCCGAGCAAGCCGACGACGCCTTCGAGCCCGAAGGCGAGTGCCCGAACGTGCGCTTCTGGGACAACCGGATCCGCGACGTCCACATGGCCTTCGCCGTCGCGCCGGCGGGCACCGGACCGCTTTGGATCGTCGGCAACGTCGCCCACGACTTCGGCAACACGCGCACCAGCCAGCTCGACGGGTACACGGCGAGCTGGCTCAAGGTCAACAGCGGCTACTCGACGCCGGTCGGGCCGCTGCTCGTCTATCAGAACACCTTCTTCTCCGAAGCTCCGGGAACGAGCGCCACGGCGCTGCTCAATCCGGGCAACAGCACCTTCGTGCGCTCGCGCAACAACGTGATGGCGGGCACCGACTACGCCCTCTACAAGGTCAACCCGATCGCCCTCGACTGGGACCGCGACGATCTCGTCACCACGCACGCGAGCCACTTCGTCTGGTGGCTGGGAACGAGCTACGCCACGCTCGCCGCCCTGGCCGCCGGAACCGGTCAGGAGACGCACGGCATCTCCGCTCCGCCGCGCCTCGTGGCGCCGGCCGCCGGCGTCTACCGCCCGCAGGCGACGAGCCCGTTGCGCGACGCCGGCGTGGCGATCGCCGGCATCAACGACGGCTTCGAAGGCGCCGCCCCCGACCTCGGCGCCGTCGAGTGGCGCTCGGCGATCTTCGTCGACGGGTTCGAAGTTGGCAGCGCCGGCGCCTGGCACCGCCCCGAGCCGGTGGTCGACGCTCCGCCCGCCGATTGA
- a CDS encoding radical SAM protein: protein MTSPLPLRPPDPRLSLPAAERVKVHEVFYSIQGESTFAGQPCVLVRLTGCQMRCVWCDTEHAFYAGSWRTIDEVLAEVAGFGCPLVEVTGGEPLLQPGALTLLARLCDSGYEVLLETGGGRDIAPVDPRVRRIVDVKCPDSGEAAANRWENLEALRPHDELKFVVASEADYRWASRVIAERRLAGRCPIHLSPVHGAVAAADLAAWILRDRLPVRLTLQVHKLLWGPEAHGV, encoded by the coding sequence ATGACGAGCCCGCTTCCCCTGCGCCCTCCCGACCCGCGCCTCTCCTTGCCGGCGGCGGAGCGGGTGAAGGTGCACGAGGTCTTCTATTCGATCCAGGGGGAGTCGACCTTCGCCGGGCAGCCGTGCGTGCTGGTGCGCCTCACCGGGTGCCAGATGCGTTGCGTCTGGTGCGATACCGAGCACGCCTTCTACGCCGGCTCGTGGCGGACGATCGACGAGGTGCTCGCCGAGGTGGCGGGGTTCGGTTGTCCGCTGGTGGAGGTCACCGGCGGCGAGCCGCTGCTCCAGCCCGGGGCGCTGACGTTGCTCGCCCGGCTCTGCGATTCCGGCTACGAGGTGCTACTCGAGACCGGCGGCGGACGCGACATCGCCCCGGTCGATCCGCGGGTGCGGCGGATCGTCGACGTGAAGTGCCCGGACAGCGGCGAGGCGGCGGCGAACCGCTGGGAGAACCTCGAGGCGCTGCGGCCGCACGACGAGCTCAAGTTCGTCGTCGCCAGCGAGGCGGACTACCGCTGGGCGTCTCGGGTGATCGCCGAACGCCGGCTCGCCGGGCGCTGCCCGATCCACCTCTCGCCGGTCCATGGCGCGGTCGCAGCGGCGGACCTCGCCGCCTGGATCCTGCGCGACCGCCTCCCGGTGCGTCTGACGCTGCAGGTCCACAAGCTGCTCTGGGGCCCCGAAGCGCACGGCGTCTGA
- a CDS encoding efflux RND transporter periplasmic adaptor subunit: MAIDREALNSLKIDRGDERGDAASPRRWLWIGLVLVLVAASAAAFLWPRTPEVTVALAQASSGKGGPAAVLNASGYVTARRQATVSSKVTGKVTEVHVEEGMRVEEGQVLARLDDTQIRAQLALAEAQLAAAETARRETAVRLDEAKLNLRRTRDLSGQGIRSVADLDAAQAGVDSLAARLEAEGSNVEVARREVAVVRQQVEDHAIRAPFAGIAISKNAQPGEMISPVSAGGGFTRTGISTVVDMASLEIEVDVNEAYIQRVTPAQRVTAVLDAYPEWQIPAHVITTIPAADRQKATVKVRVGFDALDPRILPDMGVKVAFLGAPEAATPADAARATQVPRAALRGGAGEEHVLVVGAEERLERRAVRLAPGSGDPAEIAAGLTAGERVVIAGPADLVAGQRVRPVSPKP, from the coding sequence ATGGCCATTGACCGAGAGGCTCTGAACTCATTGAAGATCGATCGCGGCGACGAGCGGGGCGACGCTGCCTCGCCGCGCCGTTGGCTGTGGATCGGACTGGTGCTCGTCCTCGTCGCCGCGAGCGCGGCGGCGTTCCTCTGGCCCCGCACCCCCGAGGTGACGGTCGCGCTCGCCCAGGCGTCGTCCGGCAAGGGAGGCCCGGCGGCCGTGCTGAACGCCTCGGGCTACGTGACGGCGCGGCGGCAGGCGACGGTCTCGTCGAAAGTCACCGGGAAGGTCACCGAGGTCCACGTCGAGGAGGGGATGCGCGTCGAGGAGGGCCAGGTGCTGGCGCGGCTCGACGACACCCAGATCCGGGCCCAGCTGGCGCTCGCCGAGGCACAGCTCGCTGCCGCCGAAACCGCTCGCCGGGAGACCGCGGTGCGGCTCGACGAGGCGAAGCTCAACCTGAGACGGACACGCGACCTCTCCGGCCAGGGGATTCGCAGCGTCGCCGACCTCGACGCCGCCCAGGCGGGCGTCGACTCGCTGGCGGCGCGCCTCGAGGCCGAAGGGAGCAACGTCGAGGTGGCGCGGCGCGAGGTCGCGGTGGTCCGCCAGCAGGTCGAGGACCATGCGATCCGCGCGCCGTTTGCCGGCATCGCCATCTCGAAGAACGCCCAGCCGGGCGAGATGATCTCGCCGGTCTCGGCGGGTGGAGGCTTCACCCGCACCGGCATCTCCACCGTCGTCGACATGGCCTCGCTGGAGATCGAGGTCGACGTCAACGAGGCCTACATCCAGCGCGTCACCCCGGCGCAGCGCGTCACCGCGGTGCTCGACGCCTACCCGGAGTGGCAGATTCCGGCGCACGTCATCACCACGATTCCCGCGGCGGATCGCCAGAAGGCAACGGTGAAGGTGCGCGTCGGCTTCGACGCGCTCGACCCGCGCATCCTCCCCGACATGGGGGTGAAGGTCGCCTTTCTCGGCGCACCCGAGGCGGCGACGCCCGCCGACGCCGCGCGCGCCACCCAAGTGCCACGCGCGGCACTGCGCGGCGGCGCGGGCGAGGAGCACGTCCTGGTCGTCGGAGCCGAGGAGCGCCTCGAGCGGCGCGCCGTGCGCCTCGCGCCGGGCAGCGGCGACCCGGCGGAGATCGCCGCCGGGCTCACCGCCGGCGAGCGGGTGGTGATCGCCGGCCCGGCCGACCTCGTCGCCGGACAGCGGGTGCGTCCGGTCAGCCCGAAGCCGTGA
- a CDS encoding ABC transporter ATP-binding protein yields MDALVRVVDVHKTFRRGDERIDVLQGLNVEIARGEFLALMGPSGSGKSTLLNLIGGLDKPSSGAIEVGGHRIDQLGGGELAAWRARHVGFVFQMYNLLPALSAERNVELPLLLTPLDRSKRRAHVAAALGVVGLADRAKHYPRQLSGGQEQRVGIARAIVTDPTLLLCDEPTGDLDRKAGDEILDLLGALHRDQGKTIVMVTHDPHAAARASRVLHLDKGVLVEAAA; encoded by the coding sequence ATGGACGCACTGGTTCGTGTCGTGGACGTGCACAAGACCTTCCGTCGGGGCGACGAGCGCATCGACGTGCTGCAGGGCTTGAACGTGGAGATCGCGCGCGGGGAGTTCCTCGCGCTGATGGGGCCCTCGGGGTCGGGCAAGTCGACGCTCCTCAATCTGATCGGCGGCCTCGACAAGCCGAGCTCGGGGGCGATCGAGGTCGGCGGGCACCGGATCGACCAGCTCGGTGGCGGGGAGCTCGCCGCCTGGCGGGCGCGCCACGTCGGCTTCGTCTTCCAGATGTACAACCTGCTGCCGGCGCTCTCGGCCGAGCGCAACGTCGAGCTGCCGCTCCTGCTGACGCCGCTCGACCGCAGCAAGCGGCGGGCGCACGTGGCGGCGGCGCTCGGCGTCGTCGGTCTCGCCGATCGGGCCAAGCACTATCCGCGGCAGCTCTCGGGCGGCCAGGAGCAGCGCGTCGGCATCGCGCGGGCGATCGTCACCGATCCGACGCTGCTGCTCTGCGACGAGCCGACCGGCGACCTCGACCGCAAGGCCGGTGACGAGATCCTCGACCTGCTCGGAGCGCTGCACCGCGACCAGGGCAAGACGATCGTCATGGTGACCCACGACCCGCATGCCGCGGCGCGGGCGAGTCGTGTGCTCCACCTCGACAAGGGCGTGCTGGTGGAGGCGGCGGCATGA
- a CDS encoding FtsX-like permease family protein, which yields MKTWPIVWSNLRRRKLRTGFTVASILVAFLLFGYLAAIRLAFSGGVELAGVDRLVTTHKTSIIMLLPVSYRDRIARVPGVKLVTHSTWFGGIYQNPNRNFQNLFQSPVEPEAYFALYPEYKLPPEQMKAWLADREGAVVGRATAERFGWKIGDRIPIQATIWKKRGGDSTWEFNLVGIYDGAEKGTDTTQFLFRYDYFDEARWFGAGQVGWFTLKIAEPDKSAAVAAAIDKEFANSPFETKTTTEKALAQGFAQQVGDIGSILTAILVAVFFTMLLVAGNTMAQAVRERTSELAVLKTLGFSDGRVLRLVLTESCLLALVGGLAGLALAWLLASRGDPTGGFLPIFFLPGRDLVLGVVLVVALGVATGLLPALAAMRLRIVDALRRA from the coding sequence ATGAAGACCTGGCCGATCGTCTGGAGCAACCTGCGGCGCCGGAAGCTGCGCACCGGCTTCACCGTGGCGTCGATCCTCGTCGCCTTCCTGCTCTTCGGCTACCTCGCGGCGATCCGCCTGGCGTTTTCCGGCGGCGTCGAGCTCGCCGGCGTCGACCGCCTGGTGACCACGCACAAGACGTCGATCATCATGCTGCTGCCGGTCTCCTACCGCGACCGCATCGCGCGCGTGCCCGGCGTCAAGCTGGTGACGCATTCGACCTGGTTCGGCGGCATCTACCAGAACCCCAACCGCAACTTCCAGAACCTCTTCCAGTCGCCGGTCGAGCCCGAGGCGTACTTCGCCCTGTACCCGGAGTACAAGCTGCCGCCCGAGCAGATGAAGGCCTGGCTCGCCGACCGCGAAGGGGCGGTCGTGGGGCGGGCGACGGCCGAGCGCTTCGGCTGGAAGATCGGCGACCGCATCCCGATCCAGGCGACGATCTGGAAGAAGCGCGGCGGCGACAGCACCTGGGAGTTCAACCTGGTCGGCATCTACGACGGCGCCGAAAAGGGCACCGACACGACGCAGTTCCTCTTCCGCTACGACTACTTCGACGAGGCGCGCTGGTTCGGTGCCGGTCAGGTCGGGTGGTTCACGCTGAAGATCGCCGAGCCGGACAAGTCCGCCGCCGTCGCGGCGGCGATCGACAAGGAGTTCGCCAACTCCCCGTTCGAGACCAAGACGACGACCGAGAAGGCGCTCGCCCAGGGCTTCGCCCAGCAGGTCGGCGACATCGGCTCGATCCTCACGGCGATTCTCGTCGCCGTCTTCTTCACCATGCTGCTGGTGGCCGGCAACACGATGGCGCAGGCGGTGCGCGAACGCACGAGCGAGCTTGCCGTGCTCAAGACGCTGGGATTCTCCGACGGTCGCGTCCTGCGCCTGGTGCTGACCGAATCCTGCCTGCTGGCGCTCGTCGGCGGCCTCGCCGGCCTCGCGCTCGCCTGGCTGCTCGCCTCGCGCGGCGATCCGACCGGCGGCTTCCTCCCGATCTTCTTCCTGCCGGGGCGCGACCTCGTGCTCGGCGTCGTCCTGGTGGTGGCGCTCGGCGTCGCCACCGGTCTCTTGCCCGCGCTCGCGGCGATGCGGCTGCGCATCGTCGACGCGCTCCGGAGGGCGTGA
- a CDS encoding ABC transporter permease, translating to MASPIAWIRQIGVVTGVSLATVPQRRGAALATVVGVAGVVAVFVGVLSIGEGFRKTLVEAGSPENALVMRSGGDSEMMSALLRDATQIVAQAPGVARDASGPLASAELFVVVDLPKRTTNTPANVPLRGVQPAAFAVRGNVKIVEGRMFEWGKNEIIVGRAAAGQFAGLTVGSKQRWGENTWEVVGLFEAGGSLWESELWTDVGVLQPAYRRGSSFQSVSVKLESAQAFERFKDALTTDPRLDVKVLRQSEHYAAQSRAIVGIIRGLGTTIALLMAIGAIFGALNTMYSAVAARTREIATLRALGFGAGPVVCSVLVESLLLALAGGVMGGGLAYAAFDGFKASTLNWSSFSQVSFAFDVTPALLVQAIFFALLMGLFGGLLPAIRAARLPVVAALREA from the coding sequence ATGGCTTCTCCCATCGCCTGGATTCGTCAGATCGGCGTCGTCACCGGCGTCTCGCTCGCCACCGTGCCGCAGCGCCGCGGTGCCGCCCTGGCCACGGTCGTCGGCGTCGCCGGCGTGGTGGCGGTGTTCGTCGGCGTGCTGTCGATCGGCGAAGGCTTCCGCAAGACCCTGGTCGAGGCCGGATCTCCCGAGAACGCGCTGGTGATGCGCTCCGGCGGCGACTCGGAGATGATGAGCGCGCTGTTACGCGATGCGACGCAGATCGTCGCCCAGGCTCCGGGTGTCGCCCGGGATGCCAGCGGGCCGCTCGCCTCGGCCGAGCTCTTCGTCGTCGTCGATCTGCCCAAGCGCACCACGAACACGCCCGCCAACGTGCCGTTGCGCGGCGTCCAGCCGGCGGCCTTCGCGGTGCGCGGCAACGTGAAGATCGTCGAAGGCCGGATGTTCGAGTGGGGCAAGAACGAGATCATCGTCGGCCGGGCGGCGGCCGGGCAGTTCGCCGGTCTCACCGTCGGGTCGAAGCAGCGCTGGGGCGAGAACACCTGGGAGGTGGTCGGGCTCTTCGAGGCCGGGGGCTCGCTCTGGGAGTCGGAGCTGTGGACCGATGTCGGCGTCCTGCAGCCGGCCTACCGTCGCGGCTCGTCGTTCCAGAGCGTGTCGGTGAAGCTCGAATCGGCGCAGGCGTTCGAGCGCTTCAAGGACGCGCTGACCACCGACCCGCGACTCGACGTCAAGGTGCTGCGCCAGAGCGAGCACTACGCCGCCCAGTCGCGGGCGATCGTCGGCATCATTCGCGGGCTCGGGACGACCATCGCCCTGCTCATGGCGATCGGCGCGATCTTCGGGGCGCTCAACACGATGTACTCGGCGGTGGCGGCGCGCACCCGCGAAATCGCCACCCTGCGCGCCCTGGGCTTCGGTGCCGGACCGGTCGTCTGCTCGGTGCTCGTCGAGTCGCTGCTCCTGGCGCTCGCCGGCGGCGTGATGGGCGGGGGGCTGGCCTACGCGGCATTCGACGGTTTCAAGGCCTCGACGCTCAACTGGTCGAGCTTCAGCCAGGTCTCGTTCGCCTTCGACGTGACGCCCGCGCTGCTCGTCCAGGCGATCTTCTTCGCCCTGCTCATGGGCCTCTTCGGCGGTCTGCTGCCGGCGATCCGCGCGGCCCGGCTGCCGGTGGTGGCGGCCCTGCGCGAGGCGTGA
- a CDS encoding citrate synthase produces the protein MSTAKLILDGKEYEFPVTVGSEGEVGIDISKLRDKTGAITLDDGYGNTGSCKSAITFIDGDRGILRYRGIPIDEIAGQASFVETAFLLIYGHLPNAAELAEWKQKLTYHSLIHEDMKKFFEGYSTNAHPMAILSAMVATLSTYYPNEDPELDIVRLIAKVATISAFSYKKSIGQPFVYPRNDLSYTENFLHMMYAVPAEPHSVAKELDDALNMLLILHADHEQNCSTSTVRMVGSSHANLFATIAAGVCALWGPRHGGANQEVIEMLDVIAKDGGNYKKYIDMAKDKNSGFKLMGFGHRVYKNFDPRAKILKKAADKVLAKLGVNDPMLDIAKNLEEVALKDEFFIERKLYPNVDFYSGIIYRAMNIPTNMFTVMFALGRLPGWIAQWKEMRDGGARINRPRQIYVGETQRPFVPLEKR, from the coding sequence ATGAGCACGGCGAAACTGATTCTCGATGGCAAAGAGTACGAGTTTCCGGTGACGGTCGGCAGTGAGGGCGAGGTCGGCATCGACATCTCGAAGCTCCGCGACAAGACCGGCGCGATCACGTTGGACGACGGCTACGGCAACACCGGCTCCTGCAAGAGCGCGATCACCTTCATCGACGGCGACCGCGGCATCCTGCGCTATCGCGGCATTCCGATCGACGAGATCGCCGGCCAGGCGAGCTTCGTCGAGACGGCCTTCCTGCTGATCTACGGGCACCTGCCGAACGCGGCGGAGCTCGCCGAGTGGAAGCAGAAGCTGACGTACCACAGCCTGATCCACGAGGACATGAAGAAGTTCTTCGAGGGCTACTCGACCAACGCCCACCCGATGGCGATCCTGTCGGCGATGGTGGCGACGCTCTCGACCTACTACCCGAACGAGGACCCGGAGCTCGACATCGTCCGTCTGATCGCCAAGGTGGCGACGATCTCCGCCTTCTCGTACAAGAAGTCGATCGGCCAGCCGTTCGTCTACCCGCGCAACGACCTGTCCTACACCGAGAACTTCCTGCACATGATGTACGCCGTGCCGGCGGAGCCGCACTCGGTGGCCAAGGAGCTCGACGACGCGCTCAACATGCTGCTCATCCTGCACGCCGACCACGAGCAGAACTGCTCGACGTCGACGGTGCGCATGGTCGGCTCGTCGCACGCCAACCTCTTCGCGACGATCGCCGCGGGCGTCTGCGCCCTGTGGGGCCCGCGTCACGGCGGCGCCAACCAGGAAGTCATCGAGATGCTCGACGTCATCGCCAAGGACGGCGGCAACTACAAGAAGTACATCGACATGGCGAAGGACAAGAACTCGGGCTTCAAGCTGATGGGCTTCGGCCACCGGGTCTACAAGAACTTCGACCCGCGCGCCAAGATCCTCAAGAAGGCCGCCGACAAGGTGCTCGCCAAGCTCGGCGTCAACGACCCGATGCTCGACATCGCCAAGAACCTCGAGGAAGTGGCGCTCAAGGACGAGTTCTTCATCGAGCGCAAGCTCTACCCGAACGTCGACTTCTACAGCGGCATCATCTACCGCGCGATGAACATCCCGACCAACATGTTCACCGTGATGTTCGCGCTCGGCCGCCTGCCCGGCTGGATCGCCCAGTGGAAGGAGATGCGCGACGGTGGCGCCCGCATCAACCGCCCGCGCCAGATCTACGTCGGCGAGACGCAGCGTCCGTTCGTGCCGCTCGAGAAGCGCTGA
- a CDS encoding DUF454 family protein, translating to MDLRRPRRPRRHLAPLPLWIRGMLWLVGWLFLLLGVAGLFLPVLQGGLFLVIGAAIISLVSRRVHHWLRSAFGKWPRAWKRVERFRRWLHGKLHRE from the coding sequence ATGGACCTGCGCCGTCCCCGCCGCCCACGCCGTCATCTGGCGCCCCTGCCGCTGTGGATCCGCGGCATGCTCTGGCTGGTCGGCTGGCTCTTCCTCCTCCTCGGCGTCGCCGGTCTCTTCCTTCCGGTGCTCCAGGGCGGTCTCTTCCTCGTCATCGGCGCGGCGATCATCTCGCTCGTCAGCCGGCGCGTGCACCACTGGCTGCGCTCGGCCTTCGGCAAGTGGCCGCGCGCCTGGAAACGCGTCGAGCGCTTCCGCCGCTGGCTGCACGGCAAGCTGCATCGAGAGTAG